The following DNA comes from Streptomyces sp. NBC_00273.
GACGCCGATCGGGAGCGAGCCGACGATCACCAGCCAGCCCATCTTGGCGTCCTGTTCGGAGCGCAGGGCCTTCGTGTAGAGCGAGCGGAACCAGGTGGAGACGATCCGCGCGATGTCCTTGCGGAAGTAGATCAGCACGGCGGCTTCGGTGCCGATCTGGGTGATGGCGGTGAAGGCCGCTCCTGGGTCGTGCCAGCCGGCGAACGCCGCGGTCAGCCGCAGGTGGGCGCTGGAGGAGATCGGGAGGAACTCCGTAAGCCCCTGGACGAGACCGAGGATTAGGGATTCGAACCAGCTCATGTCGGGGTGCGCTCGTCCTTGTGATCGTCGGGCAGTTCCGTCCGATGCTATGGCCCGTGCGAAGCGCCAGTGACCACAGGGGGGTGCTGGGGCGACAGCTCGGGCACCGGAGCCGGTGTCCGAGGGGGTACCAGGCGGTGGCGCTTGCGCCATCCGACGACCGCGCCGCCCACCACGGTGACCACGATGAAGCCGAACGAGACGAGGAACGCGGGCGATCCGGGGGAGTCGGCGCTGGCCCCCGCGACCACGTACGCGGCCGTGTTCGGGACGACACCGATCGCCGTGGCGAGGAGGAAGGGGCCCCAGCCGCACCGCGACACCGCGGCGCAGTAGTTGGCCACCTGGAAGGGCAGTCCGGGGAAGATCCGGACCGCGAGGATCGAGCGGAAACCGTGCCGGCTGAGCTGGCCGTCGGCCGCCTGGAGCCAGCGCCCGCGCAGGAACGGTCGCAAAGCCTCCTGGCCCAGGATCCGGGCCAGGCCGAAGGAGATCGCGCCACCGAGCACCGTGCCGCCGAC
Coding sequences within:
- a CDS encoding TVP38/TMEM64 family protein, which codes for MSLLLAPRTRLAVLVVLLVTAGVCVLLYEPQRILSEGWPPGLPVGTAVLLFAAAYGVCTAAFVPRPLLNLAAGAVFGTQFGLVAAVGGTVLGGAISFGLARILGQEALRPFLRGRWLQAADGQLSRHGFRSILAVRIFPGLPFQVANYCAAVSRCGWGPFLLATAIGVVPNTAAYVVAGASADSPGSPAFLVSFGFIVVTVVGGAVVGWRKRHRLVPPRTPAPVPELSPQHPPVVTGASHGP